One segment of Ahaetulla prasina isolate Xishuangbanna chromosome 9, ASM2864084v1, whole genome shotgun sequence DNA contains the following:
- the LOC131203934 gene encoding uncharacterized protein LOC131203934: MDRYGPEVCDIPQDYQGYDKVLGLCLCQVGNTCGLRCRQPQRGILKFFCEDNRARFSIVYKNGRQVDIFWEELAASLQGLGFHAQNLCASETQEPQPVYVVKTNGRGFIGVNDPEPEILQHLFATQSQIPSASPSDLWAAKSWEISRTSAKSGFRFSQPEPANATPKSTLTGILNPTVCLQMHERLMFIVSKDHYPVYDVNNLYNTNQDFDWGAFRKLAEEMRLASTSTSFFFFLFQLYDPGTYILRLSSNQHKKMYIRILPFGGQCYEEGPFYPTTPGYVVQVGIAKIPALVLKPDWPAIIGITIALVFLILIYLVLIILCQAFGWANKGSSTPQFRKLQLKYNLDKYSSRESKILVIRKYQSGTQAKGCLEKNSNQVERREDQCKLWDSEDLLDLDSFNTNVFFEILLTQSLAVTTKLSQFKEELKSIYFKLLEELASLRDLWVAKMCIPDGGKPCSEALVGDYMKVKEEAEEEIRCRKHRAAEYEESLNRQINLLTQHLKHEEEHWVAFNSALQDVVRQVEMLDELVSGEELGSNSKPEHWRLLNLIDAAIKKLTSTMVKETHRLTQWGLLGEGTGAGLLDKEKTRVLPKDELVGKREPLKSLHF; the protein is encoded by the exons ATGGATCGCTATGGGCCAGAA GTTTGTGACATCCCCCAAGACTATCAAGGTTATGACAAAGTTCTTGGACTTTGCCTTTGTCAAGTGGGCAACACATGTGGTCTCCGGTGCCGACAACCGCAAAGAGGCATTTTGAAATTCTTTTGTGAAGACAACCGAGCCCGATTTTCCATCGTGTACAAAAATGGCAGGCAG GTTGATATTTTTTGGGAAGAGCTAGCAGCTTCTTTGCAAGGACTCGGTTTCCATGCTCAAAATCTCTGTGCCTCAGAGACCCAAGAGCCCCAGCCAGTCTACGTGGTAAAGACAAATG GAAGGGGATTTATAGGTGTGAACGATCCTGAACCAGAAATACTACAACATCTCTTTGCAACACAAAGCCAGATCCCATCAGCTTCCCCAAGTGATTTGTGGGCTGCAAAGTCCTGGGAGATTTCAC GGACTTCTGCCAAAAGTGGTTTTCGATTTTCCCAGCCAGAACCTGCCAATGCTACACCGAAGAGCACGTTAACTGGCATTCTTAACCCAACGGTGTGCCTCCAAATGCACGAGAGGCTCATGTTCATTGTTTCTAAAGACCACTACCCTGTTTATGATGT CAATAATTTATACAATACAAACCAAGATTTTGACTGGGGTGCTTTCCGCAAACTCGCAGAGGAAATGCGATTGGCTTCCACTTCAAccagctttttcttcttcctattccaACTCTACGATCCTGGCACTTACATCTTGAGGCTGAGTAGCAATCAGCACAAAAAAATG TATATACGAATCCTGCCATTTGGTGGACAATGTTACGAAGAAGGACCATTCTACCCAACAACTCCCGGTTATGTTGTTCAAGTAGGCATCGCAAAGATCCCAGCTCTAGTTCTGAAACCCGATTGGCCGGCAATCATTGGAATAACCATCGCCCTCGTCTTCCTCATCCTCATCTATCTCGTGCTGATT ATTCTTTGCCAAGCTTTTGGATGGGCCAACAAAGGAAGTTCCACTCCTCAATTCCGAAAATTGCAGTTGAAATATAATCTGGATAAATATTCATCCAGAGAATCCAAAATTCTGGTCATCCGGAAATATCAATCTGGCACACAAGCAAAGGGGTGTTTGGAGAAAAATTCCAACCAGGTGGAAAGAAGAGAAG ACCAGTGCAAACTATGGGACTCTGAAGACCTCCTAGACCTTGACTCCTTCAACACCAATGTGTTTTTCGAAATTCTGCTTACCCAATCTCTGGCTGTGACAACCAAACTAAGTCAGTTTAAAGAAGAG CTGAAATCCATATACTTCAAACTCCTGGAGGAATTGGCCTCCCTCCGAGATCTTTGGGTAGCCAAAATGTGCATTCCCGATGGAGGAAAACCTTGCAGTGAGGCTCTAGTGGGAGATTACATGAAAGTGAAAGAAGAG GCGGAAGAGGAAATTAGGTGCAGAAAGCATCGGGCAGCAGAATACGAAGAGAGTTTGAACAGGCAGATCAACCTCTTGACTCAGCATCTGAAGCATGAGGAGGAACACTGGGTGGCCTTTAATTCTGCTCTCCAGGACGTTGTGAGGCAGGTGGAGATGTTGGATGAGCTGGTTTCTGGAGAAGAGCTTGGTTCAAATTCTAAACCGGAGCACTGGAG GTTGTTGAACCTCATAGATGCTGCAATCAAGAAGCTCACCAGCACGATGGTTAAGGAGACCCATCGGCTCACGCAGTGGGGTCTTCTTGGAGAAGGAACAGGAGCAGGCCTTCTGGACAAAGAGAAGACCAGGGTGCTCCCCAAGGACGAGCTTGTTGGTAAAAGGGAACCCCTTAaaagtttgcatttttaa